One genomic segment of uncultured Desulfobacter sp. includes these proteins:
- a CDS encoding SulP family inorganic anion transporter — MLTKILPFIEWFKDYSLGKFKIDFVAGLTVALVLIPQSMAYAQLAGLPAYYGLYAAFLPPMIASLFGSSRQLATGPVAVVSLMTAASLEPLASAGSEAFIAYAIVLALTVGIFQLLLGVLRLGLIVNFLSHPVVNGFTNAAAIIIGTSQLSKLFGVYVDKAPHHYETIIRVIESAFHYTHLPTLAMGILSIVIMVGLKRLNPRAPFVLAAVAVTTILSWATGFQHSTTVTSTQIMDEQVQQDILSFNHAIESIAGLSVERTKLTPKIESIHDASSIDRLDLEYQSRVFTTKINTAKSQASQIRTRLRKMQFSAVEDKNKGIVFYTKGSPMPDTRVDDRVYRIQMGNKALNTEALLLSGGGAVVGEIPKGLPKLGMPKITVSMFLQLLPYAIIISLLGFMEAIAIAKAMAAKTGQRLDPNQELIGQGLANIIGSVGKSYPVSGSFSRSAVNLQAGAVSGLSSVITSIMVIITLLFFTPLLYHLPQAVLASVIMMAVIGLVNVSGFIHAWKAQWYDGLISVITFVVTLAVAPHLESGIYVGVSLSLAVFLYKSMRPKISILSRGEDQALKDSCAHELATCAHIQMIRFEGPLFFANASYLEDEINDRIQEASDLKHFIIACNGINDIDASGQEALALIIQRLRSAGYGISLSGVNDAVYRVLARTHLLEEIGEQNIYPTMEKALAIVHEKTHDNTTEGACPLLVSCLETQSTK; from the coding sequence ATGTTAACCAAAATACTGCCGTTCATAGAGTGGTTCAAAGATTACTCCCTTGGCAAATTCAAAATTGATTTTGTAGCAGGACTCACTGTGGCCCTGGTGCTTATTCCCCAGTCCATGGCCTATGCCCAGCTTGCAGGACTACCGGCCTACTACGGCCTTTATGCAGCTTTTTTGCCCCCCATGATAGCTTCATTATTCGGGTCCAGCCGCCAGCTGGCAACCGGTCCTGTAGCTGTGGTCTCTTTAATGACGGCTGCAAGTCTTGAACCGTTGGCATCAGCAGGAAGTGAAGCCTTTATTGCCTATGCAATTGTCCTGGCTCTCACTGTTGGTATTTTCCAGCTGCTGCTTGGAGTCCTTCGCCTGGGCCTTATTGTTAATTTTCTGTCCCATCCTGTTGTTAACGGTTTTACCAATGCTGCGGCAATTATCATCGGCACCTCCCAGTTGTCCAAGCTGTTCGGCGTATATGTGGACAAGGCACCTCACCATTACGAAACCATTATACGGGTAATTGAAAGTGCCTTTCACTACACCCATCTACCCACCCTTGCCATGGGAATTTTATCCATTGTCATCATGGTGGGGTTAAAACGGCTGAATCCAAGAGCACCTTTCGTACTTGCTGCGGTTGCCGTCACCACGATCCTTTCCTGGGCCACTGGATTCCAGCATAGTACAACAGTAACAAGTACCCAGATCATGGATGAGCAGGTCCAGCAGGATATTTTATCGTTTAACCATGCAATTGAATCCATTGCCGGCTTGAGTGTTGAACGGACAAAACTGACACCCAAGATAGAAAGCATTCATGATGCCTCTTCCATCGACCGTCTGGATCTCGAATACCAGTCCAGGGTATTTACTACTAAAATAAATACGGCCAAAAGCCAGGCGTCCCAAATTCGTACCCGGCTTCGGAAAATGCAATTCAGCGCGGTTGAGGATAAGAATAAAGGCATTGTATTTTACACAAAAGGTAGCCCGATGCCCGATACCAGGGTGGATGACAGGGTATACCGTATCCAGATGGGCAATAAAGCCCTTAATACGGAAGCCCTGCTGTTGTCCGGTGGCGGTGCTGTGGTGGGTGAAATTCCAAAAGGACTGCCAAAGCTTGGCATGCCGAAAATAACTGTTTCCATGTTCCTGCAGCTTTTACCCTATGCCATTATCATCTCTTTGCTTGGTTTCATGGAAGCCATTGCCATTGCCAAAGCCATGGCGGCCAAAACCGGACAGAGGCTTGATCCCAACCAGGAGCTTATTGGCCAGGGTCTTGCCAATATTATAGGCTCTGTCGGTAAAAGTTATCCGGTCTCCGGTTCTTTTTCCAGAAGTGCCGTGAACCTCCAGGCCGGCGCTGTTTCCGGTCTTTCCAGTGTCATTACAAGTATTATGGTCATCATCACCCTGCTGTTTTTCACACCGTTGCTTTACCACCTGCCCCAGGCTGTCCTTGCTTCGGTTATCATGATGGCGGTTATCGGGCTTGTGAACGTTTCCGGTTTTATTCATGCCTGGAAAGCACAGTGGTATGACGGCCTGATTTCTGTGATTACCTTTGTTGTCACCCTGGCTGTTGCACCTCATCTGGAAAGTGGTATCTACGTTGGTGTTAGTCTGTCTTTGGCCGTGTTCTTGTATAAAAGCATGCGCCCCAAAATCAGCATTCTTTCAAGGGGCGAAGATCAGGCACTGAAAGATTCTTGTGCACATGAACTTGCCACTTGTGCTCACATACAAATGATCCGTTTTGAAGGCCCGCTGTTTTTTGCCAATGCCAGCTACCTTGAAGATGAAATAAACGACCGTATCCAGGAAGCATCTGATCTAAAGCACTTTATTATCGCCTGCAACGGTATAAACGATATAGATGCCTCGGGCCAGGAAGCGTTAGCTCTGATTATTCAACGTTTAAGAAGTGCCGGATACGGCATATCGTTAAGCGGGGTAAATGATGCAGTTTACCGGGTACTTGCACGTACGCATTTGCTTGAAGAGATCGGGGAGCAAAACATTTACCCCACAATGGAAAAAGCACTGGCAATCGTTCATGAAAAAACCCATGACAATACAACGGAAGGTGCGTGTCCATTACTCGTAAGCTGCCTGGAAACCCAATCGACTAAATAA
- a CDS encoding response regulator, producing MSILTFFSGSYCGKESIISDVIDQSGFKLLSDNDLVVSASRLSGMSEKKIARSFLEKTSVFNKFTHEKERSIAYLRLAMAELMSQDNCVIDGFTSLLIPASISHVLRICLIADKAFRIEQAMKAQNLSEKDAVNLISKNDASYSAWSNTLHKITDPWDASLYDILLPTDKMSKDEAVTMILENLKNEVIQSTKASRKAADDFALAARVEVALSKEGHSIGVSARDGLVTLTINTNVLLLGKLEEELKNIAKQVEGVSSVETRIGKGFYQADIYRKFDFEVPSKVLLVDDEREFVQTLSERLQMREVGSAIAYDGESALNLVEEDEPDVMILDLKMPGIDGIEVLKKVKASRPEIEVIILTGHGSDADREICMKLGAFAYLQKPVDIEELSRNLKAANEKIQQKQK from the coding sequence ATGTCTATACTGACATTTTTCAGCGGTTCATATTGCGGCAAAGAGTCAATCATTTCAGATGTTATTGATCAAAGCGGATTTAAACTGCTGTCAGACAATGATCTGGTAGTCTCGGCCAGCCGGTTGTCCGGAATGTCCGAAAAGAAAATTGCCCGGTCCTTTCTTGAAAAAACATCTGTGTTCAATAAGTTCACCCATGAAAAAGAGCGTTCCATTGCTTACCTGCGCCTGGCCATGGCAGAGCTAATGTCCCAGGATAATTGCGTGATTGATGGATTTACGAGCCTTTTGATACCTGCTTCGATAAGCCATGTATTAAGAATCTGCCTGATTGCAGACAAGGCATTTCGAATTGAACAGGCCATGAAAGCGCAAAATTTAAGTGAAAAAGATGCCGTCAATCTGATATCAAAAAATGACGCATCTTACAGTGCATGGTCTAATACGCTTCATAAAATTACCGATCCCTGGGATGCTTCCCTTTACGACATTCTTCTGCCCACAGACAAGATGAGCAAAGATGAAGCGGTAACCATGATTCTTGAAAATTTAAAGAATGAAGTAATTCAGTCCACCAAGGCGTCCAGGAAGGCTGCCGATGATTTTGCCCTGGCAGCACGGGTAGAAGTGGCATTGTCCAAAGAAGGACATTCCATAGGCGTCAGCGCCCGGGACGGGCTGGTCACTTTGACAATCAATACCAATGTTCTTCTTTTAGGAAAACTTGAAGAAGAGCTTAAAAATATAGCAAAACAGGTTGAAGGGGTCTCTTCGGTTGAAACTCGAATCGGCAAGGGTTTTTACCAGGCAGACATTTATCGCAAGTTCGATTTCGAGGTTCCGTCAAAAGTTCTTTTGGTGGACGACGAACGTGAATTTGTACAGACCCTTTCCGAAAGATTGCAGATGCGTGAAGTGGGTTCCGCCATTGCCTATGACGGTGAATCCGCTTTGAATCTGGTGGAAGAGGATGAACCCGATGTAATGATCCTGGATTTGAAAATGCCGGGTATTGACGGTATTGAAGTGCTTAAAAAGGTCAAGGCATCCAGGCCTGAAATCGAAGTCATCATCCTAACAGGCCATGGGTCAGATGCTGACAGGGAGATCTGCATGAAGCTTGGGGCCTTTGCTTATCTGCAAAAGCCTGTGGATATAGAAGAATTAAGCCGGAATTTGAAGGCTGCCAATGAAAAAATTCAGCAGAAACAAAAATAA
- a CDS encoding ATP-binding protein has protein sequence MAQETKNTEKKAEGTDPGTKMLTGEFLNYKRIWLLSFVLTAAFAIIPVIFFAVLDYNLTQRSLKNDAEARTSRLASNTWRSLAFFLNERKNALSYVVQSNSVEQLENTPRLTEILNFLHESFGGFTDIGIIDATGVQRAYAGPHRLAGKNYKDQQWFKDTMAHGISVSDVFLGFRNVPHISIALRHTTPDNTYFIIRATIEHQLPKILSEVKTSGNGDSFLINSQSVLQTPSHYFGDVLEKANIVLPLATDQTRTMTITLEDGQELIAAFRHIPDTPFILVVLKSKQIIMSPWHHSQSTLIQYLGISISVVLLWIWAVTTYFVRHLKLLDRKRSKYFHMAEYENKMASIGRLAAGVAHEINNPLAIINEKAGLIKDMAHFKEELKKDTRLLETVDVILASVKRCSRITRQLLSFGRQTQTVPVPLNLKSVLDEVLVFLVKEAQLKNIFIDIDVPDNLPQVVGNRGKLQQVLLNIVNNAFAAMPRDGRLSVSAQKMDEPFVRLDISDSGCGISPENLKHIFEPFFSTKTNQGGTGLGLSITYGLVQEIGGRIKVKSKVNEGTTFIVYLPTTTQKEE, from the coding sequence ATGGCCCAGGAAACTAAAAATACAGAAAAAAAAGCAGAGGGCACAGACCCAGGCACCAAAATGCTTACAGGAGAATTCCTTAATTATAAACGGATATGGCTGCTCTCCTTTGTGCTGACAGCCGCATTTGCCATTATTCCTGTTATTTTTTTTGCCGTCCTGGACTACAACTTGACCCAGCGGTCTCTGAAAAATGATGCTGAGGCCAGGACTTCGCGCCTGGCCTCCAATACATGGCGCTCACTTGCCTTTTTTTTAAATGAGCGCAAAAATGCATTAAGCTACGTGGTACAGTCCAATTCCGTTGAGCAGCTTGAAAACACACCGCGACTGACAGAAATTCTGAATTTTTTGCACGAAAGCTTTGGAGGATTTACGGATATCGGCATTATTGACGCCACGGGAGTTCAAAGGGCCTATGCCGGCCCCCATCGCCTTGCAGGCAAAAATTATAAGGATCAGCAATGGTTCAAGGACACCATGGCCCACGGGATTTCTGTAAGTGATGTATTTCTAGGGTTCAGAAATGTTCCCCATATTTCCATTGCCCTGCGTCATACCACCCCGGATAATACCTATTTCATAATCCGGGCCACTATTGAGCATCAGCTGCCCAAAATTTTATCCGAAGTCAAAACATCAGGTAACGGGGATTCCTTTCTGATCAATTCCCAGAGCGTACTTCAAACACCTTCCCACTATTTCGGAGATGTGCTTGAAAAAGCAAACATTGTTTTACCCCTTGCCACAGACCAAACCCGTACCATGACCATTACATTGGAAGATGGGCAGGAGTTAATCGCAGCGTTCAGACACATACCCGATACCCCGTTTATCCTGGTAGTGCTTAAATCCAAACAGATAATCATGTCCCCCTGGCATCACAGTCAATCGACATTAATCCAGTACCTGGGTATCAGTATATCCGTCGTTCTTTTATGGATCTGGGCTGTAACCACATATTTTGTCCGGCATCTGAAACTTTTAGACCGCAAACGTTCCAAATATTTTCATATGGCTGAATATGAAAACAAAATGGCTTCCATCGGCCGGCTTGCCGCAGGTGTGGCCCATGAGATCAATAATCCTTTGGCCATTATCAATGAAAAGGCAGGGCTCATAAAGGATATGGCCCATTTCAAGGAGGAGCTGAAAAAGGATACTAGGCTCCTTGAAACTGTGGATGTCATCCTTGCCTCTGTGAAGCGGTGCAGCAGGATTACACGCCAACTACTCAGTTTCGGTCGCCAGACTCAGACCGTTCCCGTACCTTTAAACCTTAAATCCGTTCTTGATGAAGTACTGGTGTTTCTGGTAAAAGAGGCACAGTTAAAAAATATTTTTATTGATATAGATGTGCCTGATAATTTGCCCCAGGTCGTTGGCAACCGGGGCAAGCTGCAGCAGGTTCTTTTGAACATAGTAAATAACGCGTTTGCTGCCATGCCCAGGGACGGCAGGCTTTCCGTCAGTGCACAAAAAATGGATGAACCATTTGTTCGCCTTGATATAAGCGATAGTGGATGTGGTATTTCTCCTGAAAATCTTAAACATATTTTTGAACCGTTTTTCTCTACAAAGACTAATCAGGGCGGCACCGGTTTAGGGCTTTCCATCACCTATGGCCTTGTCCAGGAGATAGGTGGACGGATTAAAGTAAAAAGCAAGGTTAATGAGGGCACAACATTTATTGTATATCTGCCCACAACAACACAGAAAGAAGAGTGA
- a CDS encoding response regulator, translated as MQILLVDDEKELVSTLAERLGYRGIDAHWAVTPNDAISMLSNQNYDIAVLDVQMPEMNGFELKEQMEAICPELKFIFMTGHGSEECYYEGCSQTGEAFYLVKPVEIDSLIEKLNKVMLDGGKI; from the coding sequence ATGCAGATACTTTTGGTCGATGATGAGAAAGAACTGGTCTCTACCCTGGCAGAGCGCCTTGGGTACAGAGGAATTGACGCACACTGGGCTGTCACGCCCAATGACGCCATTTCCATGCTGTCTAATCAAAACTATGACATTGCAGTGCTGGATGTTCAGATGCCGGAGATGAACGGCTTTGAACTAAAAGAGCAGATGGAGGCCATATGTCCTGAACTCAAGTTTATCTTTATGACCGGCCACGGGTCTGAAGAATGCTACTATGAAGGGTGTTCCCAAACTGGAGAGGCTTTTTATCTTGTTAAACCTGTGGAAATTGACAGTCTGATTGAAAAGCTCAATAAGGTCATGCTTGATGGAGGAAAAATTTGA
- a CDS encoding sensor histidine kinase, with protein sequence MKHTVQEIIDQYGLAYFGRMGASISHDIKNCLAIMNENAGLMSDHLMMAQKGVPPDIDRFSGIVQRIEKQIARADGIVKSFNNFSHSMDKPEQQIDLDEAVGLALNLGARIIANKSITVTHTQAADKLYVNGSLFFLLFLIWSILENATEKLASGAVLNISSMEDENKQVCLRFRCEQPFASDSGPQSSNQALDLLHAKIILNDKQNMTDLIFGS encoded by the coding sequence TTGAAACACACGGTTCAAGAAATTATAGATCAATACGGCCTGGCTTATTTCGGCCGGATGGGGGCCTCAATATCCCACGATATTAAAAACTGCTTGGCCATCATGAACGAAAATGCAGGACTGATGTCTGATCATCTTATGATGGCCCAAAAAGGTGTTCCACCCGATATTGATCGATTTTCAGGTATTGTCCAGCGCATTGAAAAACAGATCGCCCGGGCTGATGGTATCGTGAAATCCTTTAACAACTTTTCCCACAGTATGGACAAACCGGAACAACAAATAGATCTGGATGAGGCGGTGGGGCTTGCACTTAATCTTGGCGCCAGGATCATTGCCAATAAAAGCATTACGGTGACTCATACCCAGGCTGCCGACAAACTGTATGTCAACGGGTCACTTTTCTTTTTATTGTTTTTGATCTGGTCAATTTTAGAAAATGCAACAGAAAAGCTTGCATCAGGTGCCGTTCTCAATATATCCTCTATGGAAGATGAAAATAAACAGGTCTGTTTAAGGTTTCGGTGCGAACAGCCTTTTGCCTCGGATTCTGGGCCGCAGTCAAGCAATCAGGCATTGGATCTATTACATGCAAAAATTATATTGAATGACAAGCAAAACATGACAGACCTAATATTTGGTAGTTAA
- a CDS encoding response regulator has protein sequence MSEKVLIIDDEQEFTEALAERMTNRGMDVSTSSSAIEGLKNVEDKSFDVVVLDLQMPEMDGIETLKALKKKKPELQVILLTGHATVEKGIEAMKLGAMDLLEKPADLTTLTEKIKKAQAKKMILVEKKAEERIKDIMETRGW, from the coding sequence ATGAGTGAAAAAGTTTTAATCATAGATGACGAACAGGAATTCACAGAAGCCCTGGCAGAGAGAATGACGAACCGGGGAATGGACGTAAGCACTTCGAGTTCCGCCATTGAAGGCCTTAAAAATGTTGAGGACAAGTCTTTTGATGTAGTGGTCCTTGATTTGCAGATGCCGGAAATGGATGGTATCGAAACGTTAAAAGCCCTGAAAAAGAAAAAACCTGAACTGCAGGTGATTCTTTTGACCGGACATGCCACGGTTGAAAAAGGTATAGAAGCCATGAAGTTAGGTGCCATGGATCTGCTTGAAAAGCCGGCTGATTTGACGACCCTGACAGAAAAGATCAAAAAAGCCCAGGCCAAAAAGATGATCCTGGTAGAGAAAAAAGCAGAGGAAAGAATCAAGGATATAATGGAAACCCGCGGATGGTAG